The nucleotide sequence AGAGGTGCCTTTGTAATGACCGACCGCCGCCCGCTCACGCTGCGCACTGATGTAACGCCCAATCGCCTGCAGGAGTTGCCTGCGGGCGACCAATTGCCGCCCGATACGCTGGCCAACGCCCTGGCGGTCGTGCTGCAGGGGCTGGTGACGAACAACAACGCGGGGATTACGGCGGCAGACACGGTGCTGCAGGCACTGGGGAAGCTGCAAGCACAGTCCACCAATAAGGTCGATAAGGACGGAAGCAAAGTCCTGAGCGACAACAACTACACGAATGCCGAGCGCGTGAAGCTGGCCAACATCGGGGACAGCGCGAGCAACGACCGCAGCAAGCACACTGGCACGCAACCGCTGAGCACAATTACGGGCATCGTAGGGGTGGGAGGGGTGATCGAGCGCGGCAGTAACTCGAACGGCGATTACTCAAAATTCGCAGATGGCATGCTGATTTGCACGCAACGAATTGTGTGTGGGTTCGATACTGCGAACACATTGAAAGGGATTTGGAATTTCCCCGTTTTCTTCTCGCGTAATGCGCGCATTTCTGCGCAGATTGTCGAAGGAGGTGCGGCAATTTACAAGCCACTGAACATCATCACATACGGTCAATCAACTGGCGTTGTCGGTTTTTTGGTGTATGTGCCCGAGGGGGGGATCGGCGCCAGCGATGTTGTAAATCTCGATCTGACAGCCGCTGGGTATTGGAGCTAAGTATGAGATTTTTGATTCATCTGTCCCCCGTTTGCGCACCTGAGCTTGGGCTCTCTTTGAGTAAACGCGGGGCAGTGTTGATAGTCAATGGCATTGAGTTCGATTTTCGCGCGCTGGGGAATGGTGATGTGCTGCCACATACAGCAATCAAATCGGACTGGTTCAGTGGCGATGTTTCGTGTGACGCCGATGTAGTTAGCATTATTTTGCGATTTCCTCATAAGCCGGGTGCAAGTGAAGCGGCGCGCTTTCCAGCACCTATTCACGTCACGGAAGATGGCCCTGTGGAGTTGCCTGTATGAGCATCGGGAACATCGACTGGAGCCAGCTTCAAAAAACCCTCACCGCTGCCGAGCAACTGAAGGCTGCAAAGGATCAGCTCAAGACGCGCGCGACAGCAAAGCGCTGGGAAGTGGAGACAGGCGGCATAACGCTCAACGGCATGCAGGTTCTGACAGGCACAGAAGACCAGAACCGGATCACCACAGTTGTGGCCAACGCCCGACGAGCAGGCATCGAAACAGTGGACTTCAAGGCGGCCAGCGGCTGGGTGAGCATTTCGGTCGATGATGTTGAAGCCATTGCCACAGCCATTGCGCGGCATGTGCAGGACTCGTTTACTGCAGAGCGCGCCCACCACGAAGCTATCGATGCTCTGTCTGATCTGGCTGCGGTGGCGGCCTATGACATCAGCCAAGGCTGGGCAGGCTAACCCCCTCTAGGGTTCGACCTCTGAAGCCAGCCCCGGAAAACTCCGGGCATGAAAAACGAATTCGTCCTCCAGCCGGACCAAGCGTTCACGCTCAAGTCAGTGATGAGCTGGCTGGCCGCGTTCCTTGGGATAGGCACCTTTCTGGGCTTCGTCAATCTGGCGGTCGGCTTGCTTTCTGCGGCTTGGCTCCTGGTCCAGCTCTATGGCTATATCCGGCACGAGTTGCCCATGAAGCGCATGCGCAAGCAACTGCTGCGCCGCGAGCTGGAGGCAAACGCAACATGCCCAGCCCCGCTGGATGGGAGTGGAAAATGAGCAATGTGCCCACGCTGCTGCGCAATAGCATTGGCGCGCTGCTGATCCTCACGGGCCTGGGTGGAGGCTCCTACTACATCGATCAAGCCGCGACTGCAGAGGCCCAGTCGAATCAGTACATCCAGGCCGTGGCCGCAGACCCGGATATGCCGGACGGCATGCGTATCGCCATGGTGATGGCCGCGTTCTACGAGTCCAGCAATCGCCACATTGGCACGCCCTATGTGGACAAGGTAGGCAAGGGTAAGCCGCTGACAGTCTGCAACGGGCTGACCGGCAAGGATGTGATCGCGGGCAAGTGGTACAGCCCCGCAGAGTGCTTCCGTCTGGAGAAGAAGCGCTATGTGCAGTACGAGGTGATCGCCAAGCGTTCGCTTACCTACTGGTCCACATACAACCCCTTCCAGCAAGCCACGTTCTACGACTTCCTGCACAACAAGGGTGATGGCAATTTCCAGACCAGCACCATGCGCCGGGATGCGAACGTTGGCAACTGGGTGAAGGCCTGCCGCGAAAACATCCGCTGGAACAAGGGCACTGTCAACGGGGCGTCTGTGGTGCTACCAGGGTTGAAGACTCGCGGCGATGCAAATGCCGAGCTGTGCGAGTGGGGGCTGTCATGGCGCGGCTGACGATCTACACGGCCCTGGCCGCTGCAGCCGGTGGCGCTGCCTTGGCGTGGTCCTTCCAGGCAGCGCGCCTTGGTGCCGAGCTGGTCGACGAGCGCCTGCAGGCCAGCACCTATCGCGAACAAGTCACCGCCGAGCGCGCCGCCGCCAATGCTCGCGTGGCCCAGGTCGGTCAGCTGATCGCCGGTACCTACCAAGGAGCCCTCAACGATGCCATCAAAAAACAAGCTACTTTGCAAGCTGCTGCTGATCGCGCTCGCCGCGAGCGTGACGGCATGCGCAAGCAACTGTCCGATGCCGAGCAGCGAATTGCTGACGCTCCCGCCGCCGCCGTCAGAGAGTACGCCGCAACCGCAAACAAGCTACTCGGACAGTGCAGCGAAAGATATACGGAACTGGCAGCACGAGCTGATGGACACGCAGCTGATGCAGCAACCTGCCGCGCGGCCTGGCCAGTGATCCCCAATCAACCCTAAGCCATCCGGCCCGCCACCGGACGGTATCCGGCTCTTGGAGCTCTTATGCAATTTCTCAAAAAGCACGCCACTGCCATCCTCTATTTGCTGGTCGTCTTGTTTCTGGTCTTCTTCGGTTATCGCCTGTTTGGCGCATCAACCAAGGTGGGGGACATCATGCTTTTCGCGCTTTTCAGCTCCGCGCTGCTGGTCTTGCCTCTAGTGGAGATTGGCGACAAGGTTCTCAAGAAGCTGTGCGATCTGGAGCTCAAGACCGGGGCCGGGCCGTGTTCGGTCAGTTCTGTGGAGCCCCGTGATCACCGCCGCGATCTGGAACATTCACTTGTGCATCAACTTGCAGTACGTCTGTTTGAGCGGCAAATGGATGGCAAAACCATCGGCAAATTCATTCAGTCCACGGCTGATGCAATCTTGAGTCCTACTCCAATCAGTGCGCAGACCTCTCGTCATTCAGTGGAATGCCTGTATCACTACGCGTTGGCGCGTTTGGGCTTAGAAGACTCTGCTGCAATGCGCGTTATTTTCTGGGATGCCCACGAGGCGCTAGATTGGGATGAAAAGACCGACCGTTACAAAGTCCCAGTATTGAGCGGCGCGCCTTGTTCTTCCTGTTCGAGCGGCAATGGTTCGCCCAGTGCTATGGCTGATTTTCGCCCGCAGGCTGATGCATTGGCCAAAGCCGCAGCGGTGGACGGGTCGAGTGTGGCGGGCGAGCAGATTCAGGCGCTGATGGACAAGCTGGTCTGGGTCTATGACCAACCCGAGGGCACCACCAGCACCTTTGCCCACGCCTACCTGGGCCGCTTCTACCTAACCACTGGGCACAGCGCCTGTGTGAGTCCTGAAAACTTCGATGCCGCCAAGGGCATGAAGTACGCGCGCGAGCAGGGCGAAGGCAAGGCACGCGACAAGCTCTGGGAGCTGGAAGGCTATGCCCTGTTTAAGCAACTCAACAACCAGTAACGACTGGGACGAAGCCATGAGCAAAACAGCAATCACTGAACAGATGGTGGGTCGTTTCCTGTGCTGGCCGCTGCCTGCAGACTTCGCGCCAGATGGCGGAATTTCGTTCACCCGCTCGCCCCATGTCGGCATGAGTCCAACGGGGACCAACCTTTTGAACTTCGGCCAGGCCAAGGCGATGCTGGAGCACTGCATCAATGGTGGTGCTGCAAACACCGGCACTCTGCCGCCCCACCAGCAGCGCGTGCTGGACGAAAAGCAGGATCTGGATATACGCATCACGAAGCTGGACGAGTTCATTCAGCGTAATTCACTGTTTGGCCAGTTGCCAGAGGCTGAGCGTGCCCGAATGAGGCGTCAGGCCGATGTGATGTTTGAGCTGTCCACCATCCTGGGCGAGCGAATCGCCAATTTCTAAAGCGCCGATCCGGCATCGAGCGATATCCTTGACGATGTTGT is from Comamonas fluminis and encodes:
- a CDS encoding DUF4376 domain-containing protein yields the protein MSIGNIDWSQLQKTLTAAEQLKAAKDQLKTRATAKRWEVETGGITLNGMQVLTGTEDQNRITTVVANARRAGIETVDFKAASGWVSISVDDVEAIATAIARHVQDSFTAERAHHEAIDALSDLAAVAAYDISQGWAG
- a CDS encoding lysozyme; the protein is MSNVPTLLRNSIGALLILTGLGGGSYYIDQAATAEAQSNQYIQAVAADPDMPDGMRIAMVMAAFYESSNRHIGTPYVDKVGKGKPLTVCNGLTGKDVIAGKWYSPAECFRLEKKRYVQYEVIAKRSLTYWSTYNPFQQATFYDFLHNKGDGNFQTSTMRRDANVGNWVKACRENIRWNKGTVNGASVVLPGLKTRGDANAELCEWGLSWRG
- a CDS encoding Gp49 family protein, whose translation is MQFLKKHATAILYLLVVLFLVFFGYRLFGASTKVGDIMLFALFSSALLVLPLVEIGDKVLKKLCDLELKTGAGPCSVSSVEPRDHRRDLEHSLVHQLAVRLFERQMDGKTIGKFIQSTADAILSPTPISAQTSRHSVECLYHYALARLGLEDSAAMRVIFWDAHEALDWDEKTDRYKVPVLSGAPCSSCSSGNGSPSAMADFRPQADALAKAAAVDGSSVAGEQIQALMDKLVWVYDQPEGTTSTFAHAYLGRFYLTTGHSACVSPENFDAAKGMKYAREQGEGKARDKLWELEGYALFKQLNNQ
- a CDS encoding crAss001_48 related protein, with the protein product MSKTAITEQMVGRFLCWPLPADFAPDGGISFTRSPHVGMSPTGTNLLNFGQAKAMLEHCINGGAANTGTLPPHQQRVLDEKQDLDIRITKLDEFIQRNSLFGQLPEAERARMRRQADVMFELSTILGERIANF